A genomic stretch from Desulfatiglans sp. includes:
- the larB gene encoding nickel pincer cofactor biosynthesis protein LarB, translating into MNKKKLEELLTDLRDNNLTVEEVMESLKTLPFEDIGIANIDHHRELRKGTPEVIFGQGKRVEDIISIMKRMYEKDERILVTRLSDEKAEKILKEFPESKYHERCKALTLTKKPVEITGRGTILVICAGTSDIPVAEEAAVTAGFMGNRVEIVNDIGVAGLHRILARKETLFSAEVLIVVAGMEGALPSVIGGLVDKPVIAVPTSVGYGASFGGIAALLGMLNSCASGVTVVNIDNGFGAGYAASVINRKH; encoded by the coding sequence TTGAACAAAAAAAAACTTGAAGAACTTCTGACCGATCTCAGGGATAATAATCTTACGGTTGAAGAGGTGATGGAGAGCCTTAAAACCCTGCCATTTGAGGATATTGGCATTGCAAATATAGACCATCACAGGGAACTCAGAAAGGGCACACCTGAGGTGATATTCGGTCAGGGAAAAAGGGTCGAAGATATCATATCTATAATGAAAAGAATGTACGAAAAGGATGAGCGCATCCTTGTTACAAGGCTTTCTGATGAGAAGGCGGAAAAGATTTTGAAGGAGTTCCCGGAGAGCAAATATCATGAAAGGTGCAAGGCCCTTACTTTGACAAAAAAGCCTGTTGAAATCACAGGACGTGGCACCATTCTTGTGATATGTGCAGGCACATCTGATATACCAGTTGCTGAAGAGGCGGCTGTTACAGCAGGGTTTATGGGAAACAGGGTTGAGATTGTAAATGATATTGGCGTTGCAGGCCTTCATCGAATACTTGCGAGAAAAGAGACACTTTTCAGCGCAGAGGTGCTTATTGTTGTAGCAGGTATGGAGGGGGCGCTTCCGAGCGTGATAGGAGGCCTTGTTGATAAACCTGTAATTGCTGTGCCCACAAGCGTTGGATATGGCGCAAGTTTTGGCGGTATAGCTGCCCTTTTAGGTATGCTGAATTCATGCGCATCAGGTGTTACAGTGGTGAATATTGATAATGGCTTCGGTGCAGGGTATGCGGCAAGCGTGATTAACAGGAAACATTAA
- a CDS encoding DNA polymerase III subunit alpha — MAFIHLHVHSSFSRCRGIGAIEALCHAALDTGMNTFALTDTNGLYGLIFFLETAREMGIRPIVGSEITTDNSRAVILVKSREGYSNLCRIISARQCHKGFELADALREYRNGLIIFSDDFRLLKALRRDSDTDLYVEMSPGYSMHKCLAFAREYSLPPIATNRVYLINKEQYQLHRVLRAIALNTKLSRLKKNDCCLEHNFFCSAQSMVDHFPHAPDAIANTVRVANECMREWDIFSLTFPSFERMGDKQAFDTLYNATIAGCKRRYGEITERVQARIDHEMRIISEKNFSHYFLVVADLAKKSPRSCGRGSAAASIVSYALGITHVDPIRHNLFFERFLNPGRVDPPDIDIDFAWDEREQVLDYLFSHHGNKKAAMVANHNTFGARSAIREVAKVFGLTEQEIGTVTERIGFAWRLKDVWQGLMDHPKMRGVEFTTPWNQIIETAVQLENHLNHLSVHCGGVVIVPDEIRRYCPVEISANGVQVLQWEKDSVEEAGLVKIDILGNRSLAVIRDAIALVEKNYSIKIDYEDWNPIDDPETVKIFYKGDTFGVFYFESPATRQVLTKVASGIPFSNYINMDHFLLNVVVTSIIRPASNQCIRTWVSRLHGEPWEHVHKLLAPVLDETLGIMVFQEQLSQAAIYMAGFDAAEADMLRKVVSKKNREKKLRDFHERFIKGASEKGVTGDIIDQVWDMIMGFDGYSFCKPHSASYTMVAYKSAWLRAHYPAEFMAAVISNGGGYYSTYGYISEARRMGITILPPDINLSEIKYTGKDRHIRIGFMQISELTRDAKDSIIHERNKNGLFTSFHDFLRRMSGHIHLQDVKALIKAGAIDAIGNGINRPGLVWQALEFFDKQEDKAIPTLFDYGKKNVPARKEVLKREDYSGQVMLKNESDALGFIISMHPLELYNDLLKDIHYIQAKDLPGLVGRYVTMTGWLVTGKTVMTKEGDQMKFVSFEDTTGIYEAVFFPKVYNTYCHMLNAARPYILKGKVDMDFSSINVNVQWVGFLDRYKR, encoded by the coding sequence ATGGCTTTTATCCACCTTCACGTCCACTCCTCCTTTTCCAGGTGCCGCGGCATTGGCGCAATCGAAGCGCTCTGCCATGCTGCACTTGATACAGGTATGAATACCTTTGCCCTTACTGATACAAACGGCCTGTACGGGCTTATATTTTTTCTTGAAACAGCCCGTGAGATGGGTATCAGGCCCATTGTTGGGAGCGAGATCACAACAGATAACAGCAGGGCGGTCATCCTGGTAAAAAGCAGGGAAGGGTACTCAAACCTGTGCCGTATCATATCTGCCAGGCAGTGTCACAAGGGTTTTGAACTGGCTGACGCGCTCAGGGAATACAGAAACGGGCTTATAATATTCTCGGATGATTTCAGGCTGCTTAAGGCCCTCAGGCGTGATTCGGATACAGACCTCTATGTTGAGATGTCACCGGGGTACAGCATGCATAAGTGCCTTGCCTTTGCAAGGGAGTACAGTCTCCCGCCTATTGCCACAAACAGGGTGTATCTTATTAATAAAGAGCAGTACCAGCTCCACAGGGTATTAAGGGCAATAGCACTTAACACAAAGCTCTCCCGTCTTAAAAAAAATGATTGCTGCCTTGAACACAATTTTTTCTGTTCAGCACAATCAATGGTTGACCACTTCCCCCATGCCCCTGATGCAATCGCAAATACGGTCAGGGTGGCTAATGAGTGCATGAGGGAGTGGGATATATTCAGCCTCACCTTTCCTTCCTTTGAGAGGATGGGCGATAAACAGGCATTTGACACGCTTTACAATGCAACAATAGCGGGGTGCAAAAGGCGTTATGGCGAGATTACAGAAAGGGTACAGGCGCGCATTGACCATGAGATGCGGATCATATCTGAAAAGAATTTCAGCCACTATTTTCTTGTTGTGGCTGACCTCGCAAAAAAATCGCCCCGTTCATGCGGCAGGGGGAGCGCTGCTGCATCCATTGTCTCATATGCCTTAGGTATAACCCATGTTGACCCCATAAGGCATAACCTTTTTTTTGAACGTTTTCTGAACCCCGGCAGGGTTGACCCGCCTGATATAGATATAGACTTTGCATGGGATGAGCGCGAGCAGGTGCTGGACTACCTTTTTTCACATCATGGGAATAAAAAGGCCGCTATGGTGGCAAATCATAATACCTTTGGGGCACGCTCTGCAATAAGGGAGGTTGCCAAGGTGTTCGGGCTTACTGAGCAGGAGATCGGCACTGTAACAGAGAGGATCGGCTTTGCATGGCGTCTTAAGGATGTATGGCAGGGGTTAATGGATCATCCAAAGATGAGGGGCGTAGAGTTTACCACCCCGTGGAATCAAATAATTGAAACCGCAGTCCAGCTTGAAAATCATCTGAATCACCTCTCTGTCCACTGTGGCGGTGTGGTGATTGTGCCTGATGAAATTAGGCGTTACTGCCCTGTCGAGATATCTGCAAACGGGGTTCAGGTGCTCCAGTGGGAAAAGGACTCTGTGGAGGAGGCAGGGCTTGTTAAAATAGACATCCTGGGCAACAGAAGCCTCGCAGTTATACGGGATGCAATTGCCCTTGTAGAAAAAAATTACAGTATCAAAATAGACTATGAAGACTGGAACCCAATAGATGACCCTGAAACAGTGAAGATATTTTACAAAGGTGACACATTCGGTGTCTTCTATTTTGAGAGCCCTGCCACAAGGCAGGTACTCACAAAGGTGGCGAGCGGAATTCCATTCAGCAATTACATAAACATGGATCATTTTCTCCTGAATGTCGTTGTTACATCCATTATAAGGCCGGCATCCAACCAGTGTATACGAACATGGGTTTCAAGGCTTCATGGTGAGCCGTGGGAGCATGTTCATAAGCTTTTAGCGCCTGTACTGGATGAGACACTTGGTATTATGGTCTTTCAGGAGCAGTTGAGCCAGGCCGCCATATACATGGCAGGTTTTGATGCCGCTGAGGCAGACATGCTGAGGAAGGTGGTAAGTAAAAAAAACCGCGAGAAAAAACTAAGGGATTTTCACGAGAGGTTTATAAAAGGGGCATCTGAAAAGGGGGTGACAGGGGATATAATTGATCAGGTGTGGGATATGATAATGGGGTTTGACGGGTACAGCTTCTGTAAACCCCACTCGGCAAGCTATACCATGGTGGCATACAAATCAGCATGGCTCAGGGCGCACTATCCTGCCGAGTTCATGGCCGCTGTTATATCAAACGGCGGGGGGTACTACTCCACATACGGGTATATCTCCGAGGCAAGGCGCATGGGGATTACAATCCTCCCGCCGGATATCAACCTGAGTGAGATTAAATATACTGGTAAGGATAGACACATAAGAATAGGGTTCATGCAGATAAGTGAACTCACAAGAGATGCAAAGGATTCAATCATCCATGAGCGTAATAAAAATGGCCTGTTTACATCGTTTCATGATTTTTTGCGGCGCATGTCAGGCCATATTCACCTTCAGGATGTGAAAGCGCTCATAAAGGCCGGGGCCATTGATGCTATTGGTAATGGCATCAATAGGCCGGGGCTTGTGTGGCAGGCACTTGAGTTTTTTGATAAGCAGGAAGACAAGGCTATTCCAACCCTGTTTGATTATGGTAAAAAGAATGTGCCTGCCCGAAAAGAGGTCCTGAAGAGAGAGGATTATTCAGGGCAGGTAATGCTTAAAAATGAATCAGATGCCCTGGGATTTATCATTTCCATGCACCCTCTTGAACTCTATAATGATCTTCTTAAAGATATCCATTATATACAGGCAAAGGATCTACCTGGGCTTGTGGGCAGATATGTAACCATGACAGGCTGGCTTGTAACAGGCAAAACTGTTATGACAAAGGAGGGTGACCAGATGAAATTTGTTTCATTTGAGGATACAACCGGCATATATGAAGCCGTGTTTTTCCCAAAGGTGTATAACACCTACTGCCATATGCTAAATGCAGCAAGGCCATACATCCTTAAAGGTAAGGTGGATATGGATTTTAGTTCCATAAATGTGAATGTCCAGTGGGTCGGGTTTCTGGACAGGTATAAAAGGTGA